The Candidatus Sulfotelmatobacter sp. genome includes a region encoding these proteins:
- a CDS encoding O-antigen ligase family protein, which produces MALARPGNTRRIEIGPLLAAAGVLAALLIGLAFGVPTFEQRILGAAVCGAVAILAAVAWPFRAVQMLFFSVICLIVWVVIGARSVNFLDLLLIPTFLVSVLGAGRRRALVEDAGLVGPAHAQIRDATRRLSRSVRIFYGLAALSLVALAVRGHPRWALDSSLLLFRGLQGLSLFALGLWWMRTDDDVRGGMRAVEAGAWALLGLNTFYFLFAHIHRAGMTWIVNLPEWPMSSPNEAAASLVVIQAVIQSVPSQRRRLSQWILNAGILVLLVMTQSRSGLVAWTVYNLLSLRWRRWSSYIWILIVVAIGLPFVPAAYWQRIFRTLSLTGGSFDAYSSLMRFYSWQLAVRIFLDHPIFGAGYVGLRFITPQYNPFHIVLVTAESFYLEIAADMGLIGLAALAPALVAFFRLGAAVKKVVPPGSLGYELARRHRPLVLAMLAANVTGDNFIGMVGLGQMAIWCALLIRAGHLSVARAESPA; this is translated from the coding sequence GTGGCGCTCGCCCGCCCGGGCAACACGCGGCGGATCGAGATCGGGCCGTTGCTGGCGGCGGCCGGAGTGCTCGCGGCGCTCCTGATCGGGCTGGCGTTCGGAGTTCCCACTTTCGAGCAGCGGATTCTGGGCGCCGCCGTGTGCGGCGCAGTCGCGATCCTCGCCGCGGTCGCCTGGCCCTTTCGTGCGGTCCAGATGCTGTTCTTTTCGGTCATCTGCCTGATCGTCTGGGTGGTGATCGGGGCGCGATCCGTCAACTTTCTCGACCTCCTCCTCATCCCGACGTTTCTGGTCAGCGTGCTGGGCGCCGGGCGACGCCGCGCGCTCGTCGAGGACGCCGGGCTGGTCGGCCCCGCTCACGCCCAGATCCGAGACGCGACGCGGCGACTGTCGCGATCGGTGCGGATCTTCTACGGGCTGGCCGCGCTGTCGCTGGTCGCGCTGGCGGTGCGCGGTCACCCGCGCTGGGCGCTGGACTCGTCGCTGCTGTTGTTCCGCGGGCTGCAGGGCCTGTCGCTGTTCGCGCTCGGCCTGTGGTGGATGCGCACCGATGACGACGTGCGCGGCGGGATGCGGGCGGTGGAGGCCGGTGCCTGGGCACTGCTGGGCCTCAACACTTTCTACTTTCTGTTTGCTCACATTCACCGCGCCGGAATGACCTGGATCGTCAACCTGCCCGAATGGCCGATGAGCAGCCCCAACGAAGCGGCGGCCTCGCTGGTCGTGATCCAGGCGGTGATTCAGTCGGTTCCATCACAGCGGCGGCGCCTGTCGCAGTGGATCTTGAACGCGGGCATCCTGGTGTTGCTGGTCATGACCCAGTCGCGCAGCGGGCTGGTCGCCTGGACCGTCTACAACTTGCTCTCGCTCCGCTGGCGACGATGGTCGTCCTATATCTGGATTCTGATCGTGGTGGCGATCGGTCTTCCTTTCGTACCGGCGGCCTACTGGCAGCGAATCTTCCGGACACTGTCCCTCACCGGCGGCAGCTTCGACGCGTACTCGTCGCTGATGCGCTTCTATTCCTGGCAGCTGGCGGTGCGCATCTTCCTCGACCATCCGATCTTCGGGGCGGGCTATGTCGGTCTGCGATTCATCACACCTCAGTACAACCCATTCCACATCGTTCTCGTCACGGCCGAGAGTTTCTATCTCGAGATCGCGGCCGACATGGGGCTCATCGGGCTCGCCGCCCTGGCGCCGGCCCTGGTCGCGTTCTTTCGCCTGGGGGCAGCCGTCAAGAAGGTCGTCCCTCCCGGATCGCTCGGCTACGAACTGGCGCGACGACATCGGCCTCTGGTGCTGGCGATGCTGGCGGCCAATGTCACCGGGGACAACTTCATCGGCATGGTGGGGCTCGGGCAGATGGCGATCTGGTGTGCGCTCCTGATTCGCGCCGGCCATCTGAGCGTGGCTCGCGCCGAGTCGCCGGCGTGA
- the asnB gene encoding asparagine synthase (glutamine-hydrolyzing) codes for MCGIAGIYRLGDRPPTDDERAADRALVEKMLAAIRYRGPDDEGLESAGRATLGVRRLSILDVAGGHQPLSDASGRVWAIQNGEIYNFPELRRDLAARHPLRTHTDTELYPYLWLERGPGAVEALRGMFAAAIYDTRDHRLLLARDPLGVKPLYLAEHGQRLLFASEIKALLADESLPRAIDAESLGLYLALGFVPGERTMLAKIRKLRPGCRALVTPGGARVERYWPWPRFDRPMVGVSLESATSEARRLLADSAEAMLLSDVPVGLLLSGGLDSSVLAALLPEPRRRELLTFCIGFDDAGQHDERRFARTVAQALGTRHHEHVVSLDLAAELPAVARYLDEPCADPAAVPAHLVARAASSEVKVLLSGTGGDEVFGGYRRYRLGSLLRRIAWLPRSLAASAAGLLENRDQHRRTESAQRLVWLRKLLEARTRPDFFAGYLTMFEQARPSRMREGLASSWRDRARPELAAARIHPLLLEELGAEPAGGEATAFSTDFLFYLPDDLLLKEDRCCMGASVEGRVPYLDPSLVRFAATLTGELRRGPEGSKRLLRRIGRELLPAEIAARPKHGFTVPVEDWLRGPLDPLIGDLAASPGSGVFDRAVLRRWHAEHRAGRDRSGALWLALMFELWWREVGSGAGAVAPVGAGR; via the coding sequence ATGTGCGGGATCGCCGGCATTTATCGCCTCGGTGATCGGCCGCCCACGGATGACGAGCGGGCCGCCGATCGCGCGCTGGTAGAGAAAATGCTGGCGGCGATCCGCTACCGGGGCCCCGACGACGAGGGCCTCGAATCGGCGGGACGGGCGACGCTCGGGGTGCGCCGGCTTTCGATCCTCGACGTCGCGGGCGGGCATCAGCCGCTCTCGGACGCCAGCGGCCGCGTGTGGGCGATCCAGAACGGCGAGATCTACAACTTCCCGGAGCTGCGCCGCGATCTTGCCGCTCGCCATCCGCTGCGCACCCATACCGACACCGAGCTCTATCCCTACCTGTGGCTCGAGCGCGGGCCGGGCGCCGTTGAAGCCCTGCGCGGCATGTTCGCGGCGGCGATCTATGACACCCGCGACCATCGACTGTTGCTGGCGCGCGATCCACTCGGCGTAAAGCCGCTGTATCTGGCGGAGCATGGCCAGCGTCTGCTGTTCGCGAGCGAGATCAAGGCGCTGCTGGCGGACGAGTCGCTGCCTCGCGCCATCGACGCCGAATCGCTGGGACTCTATCTCGCGCTCGGCTTCGTTCCGGGCGAGCGGACGATGCTGGCGAAGATCCGCAAGCTGCGCCCCGGCTGCCGCGCGCTCGTGACGCCGGGGGGCGCGCGGGTCGAGCGCTACTGGCCCTGGCCGCGATTCGATCGGCCGATGGTCGGGGTCTCGCTCGAGAGCGCGACGTCGGAAGCGCGCCGTCTGCTGGCGGATTCCGCCGAGGCCATGCTGCTCTCCGACGTGCCGGTCGGGCTGCTGCTTTCGGGTGGTCTCGACTCGAGCGTGCTGGCCGCGCTGCTGCCCGAGCCCCGCCGGCGGGAGCTGCTCACCTTCTGCATTGGATTCGACGACGCCGGCCAGCACGACGAGCGCCGCTTCGCGCGCACCGTGGCTCAGGCGCTCGGCACGCGGCATCACGAGCACGTCGTGTCGCTCGATCTCGCCGCCGAGTTGCCGGCCGTGGCGCGCTACCTCGACGAGCCGTGCGCGGATCCCGCCGCGGTGCCAGCGCATCTGGTGGCGCGCGCCGCGTCGAGTGAAGTGAAGGTGCTGCTCTCGGGCACTGGCGGCGACGAGGTGTTCGGCGGCTATCGTCGCTATCGACTGGGCAGCCTGCTGCGCCGCATCGCCTGGCTGCCGCGCTCGCTGGCCGCGTCGGCCGCCGGGCTGCTCGAGAATCGCGATCAACACCGGCGTACCGAATCCGCCCAGCGGCTGGTCTGGTTGCGGAAGCTGCTCGAAGCGCGCACGCGACCCGACTTCTTCGCCGGCTATCTCACGATGTTCGAGCAGGCGAGGCCGTCGCGCATGCGCGAAGGACTGGCTTCGAGCTGGCGCGATCGCGCGCGGCCCGAGCTTGCCGCCGCTCGCATCCATCCGTTGCTGCTCGAAGAACTGGGCGCCGAGCCCGCCGGTGGCGAGGCGACCGCGTTCAGCACCGACTTCCTGTTCTATCTGCCCGACGATCTGTTGCTGAAGGAGGATCGCTGCTGCATGGGCGCATCGGTCGAAGGCCGCGTCCCCTATCTCGACCCTTCGCTGGTGCGCTTCGCGGCCACCCTCACCGGCGAGCTGCGTCGCGGTCCCGAGGGCAGCAAGCGGTTGCTGCGCCGGATCGGGCGCGAACTGCTGCCCGCGGAGATCGCCGCGCGCCCCAAACACGGCTTCACGGTTCCGGTGGAGGACTGGCTGCGCGGCCCGCTCGACCCGCTGATCGGCGACCTGGCCGCCTCGCCGGGCAGCGGCGTATTCGACCGCGCGGTGTTGCGCCGCTGGCATGCCGAGCACCGCGCCGGGCGCGACCGTTCGGGAGCGCTGTGGCTCGCCTTGATGTTCGAGTTGTGGTGGCGCGAAGTGGGGAGTGGCGCGGGTGCCGTGGCACCGGTCGGTGCCGGGCGGTGA
- a CDS encoding Wzz/FepE/Etk N-terminal domain-containing protein — MLRPPFSASRGPAGRPFLKIPLPESLDRFFASFGTRRTSYLIFTILVGALATGIALWLPNWYRAETTLLPPPESNDAFGAVTSMIQSSALNQLGLVTTSSSSDIFAEILRSRTLNEAAIDRFHLAEIYKQKGADRTLKEFRMHLAVSVGHSGVLVLAFEDHDPHRAAEVANFLTAELDRFNREALNTRAKRTRVFLEGRLSDTQTRLTAAQQALSEYEREHKVLAGVDQAAVEGAASVIAQKMNLEVRRSYVAEYSGETSPQVRELDAQIAAVDREITRLPTLKMEGGRLALEAEIQSKLFTLISSQYEEARIEEARDTPTVTVLDPARVPDYKFRPKRSIIILVSLLAALGLCALHTLLEMRVAPRT; from the coding sequence ATGCTTCGACCGCCATTTTCCGCCTCGCGCGGCCCCGCCGGGAGACCGTTCCTGAAGATCCCGCTTCCCGAATCACTCGATCGCTTCTTCGCATCGTTCGGCACTCGGCGCACCTCCTATCTGATCTTCACGATCCTGGTGGGCGCGCTCGCCACGGGTATCGCCCTGTGGCTGCCGAACTGGTATCGCGCCGAGACCACCCTGCTTCCGCCCCCCGAGTCGAATGACGCCTTCGGCGCGGTCACCAGCATGATCCAGAGCTCGGCGCTCAATCAGCTCGGCCTGGTCACGACCTCCAGTTCCTCCGACATCTTCGCCGAGATCCTGCGCAGCCGGACCCTGAACGAGGCGGCCATCGACCGGTTCCATCTGGCCGAGATCTACAAGCAGAAGGGCGCGGACCGCACGCTCAAGGAATTCCGAATGCACCTGGCTGTGAGTGTCGGGCATTCCGGAGTGCTGGTGCTGGCGTTCGAGGACCACGACCCCCATCGCGCCGCGGAGGTGGCCAATTTCCTCACCGCCGAGCTGGATCGCTTCAATCGCGAGGCGCTGAACACGCGCGCCAAGCGAACGCGGGTGTTCCTCGAGGGACGCCTGAGTGACACGCAGACCCGCCTGACCGCCGCCCAGCAGGCGTTGAGCGAGTACGAGAGGGAGCACAAGGTTCTGGCCGGCGTGGATCAGGCCGCCGTCGAAGGGGCGGCCAGCGTGATCGCGCAGAAGATGAACCTGGAGGTGCGGCGCTCCTATGTCGCCGAGTACTCCGGCGAGACCAGCCCGCAGGTGCGCGAGCTGGACGCGCAAATCGCGGCGGTGGATCGCGAGATCACGCGCCTGCCGACCCTGAAGATGGAAGGCGGACGGCTGGCGCTCGAGGCCGAGATCCAGAGCAAGCTGTTCACCCTGATCAGTTCGCAATACGAGGAAGCGCGGATCGAGGAGGCGCGTGACACCCCGACCGTCACGGTGCTCGATCCCGCGCGCGTGCCCGACTACAAGTTCCGTCCGAAGCGCTCGATCATCATTCTGGTGTCGCTCCTGGCGGCGTTGGGGCTGTGCGCGCTCCACACCCTGCTGGAGATGCGCGTCGCGCCACGAACATGA
- a CDS encoding GDP-mannose 4,6-dehydratase yields the protein MRRVLVTGVTGFAGSHLVDYMLTRSDCQIFGIQRWRSRTENIEHFADRITLLECDLRDATSTYDTVARVRPDWIFHLAAQSFVPTSWIAPTESLTTNVLAQVNLFEAVRRLSLKCRIQLACSSEEYGMVYPNEVPIKETNPLRPLSPYAVSKVAQDMLGYQYWMSWKVDSVRTRGFNHEGPRRGPVFVASDFAKQIADIERGRRAPQLSVGNLESIRDFTDVRDMVKAYWLALEKCEPGEVYNICTGKGWRIREVLDLLLGMTGTRIEVKQDPARLRPSDVPVLIGDNSKFVAATGWQPTIPFEQTLRDMLEYWRGR from the coding sequence ATGCGCCGTGTTCTCGTCACCGGTGTGACCGGCTTCGCCGGCAGTCATCTCGTGGACTACATGCTCACGCGATCCGACTGCCAGATTTTCGGCATCCAGCGCTGGAGGAGCCGCACCGAGAACATCGAGCACTTCGCCGACCGGATCACGTTGCTCGAGTGCGACCTGCGCGACGCCACCTCCACCTACGACACCGTGGCGAGGGTCCGCCCCGACTGGATCTTCCACCTCGCCGCCCAATCGTTCGTGCCGACCTCGTGGATCGCGCCCACCGAGTCGCTCACCACCAACGTGCTCGCCCAGGTCAATCTCTTCGAAGCGGTGCGACGATTGTCCCTCAAGTGCCGGATCCAGCTGGCGTGCTCGAGCGAAGAGTACGGCATGGTCTATCCCAACGAGGTTCCGATCAAGGAGACCAACCCGCTCCGCCCGCTCTCCCCCTACGCGGTGAGCAAGGTCGCGCAGGACATGCTCGGCTACCAGTACTGGATGTCGTGGAAGGTGGACAGCGTGCGCACGCGGGGCTTCAACCACGAGGGACCGCGGCGAGGGCCGGTGTTCGTGGCATCCGACTTCGCCAAGCAGATCGCCGACATCGAGCGCGGACGCCGCGCGCCGCAGTTGAGCGTCGGCAATCTCGAGTCGATCCGCGACTTCACCGACGTGCGCGACATGGTCAAGGCTTACTGGCTGGCGCTCGAGAAGTGCGAGCCGGGCGAGGTCTACAACATCTGCACCGGCAAGGGCTGGAGGATCCGCGAGGTGCTCGACCTGCTGCTCGGGATGACCGGGACCCGCATCGAGGTGAAGCAGGATCCCGCACGCCTTCGCCCCAGCGACGTACCGGTGCTGATCGGCGACAACTCGAAATTCGTGGCCGCCACCGGCTGGCAGCCCACGATTCCGTTCGAGCAGACGCTTCGCGACATGCTCGAATACTGGCGCGGCCGCTAG
- a CDS encoding glycosyltransferase family 4 protein, with amino-acid sequence MRVAHVVGTAGSTGVESHLLALLPSFDPAEVAVTLFVPGPGLLVDRLRERGVAVEFGAPTRKLALFEANRLAGRWRGAFDVVHSHGPRVSFWSAYAARRARVHAFVITQHENRRQSLPPGWKRTLWLALEERALRSADAILPVSEFIAGELRRVPGLAEKIRVVHGTAPMLLDAARLPRARARATPGEPLRLVTVGRFSFEKGYDRLFESLALLARRGVDLRLDVIGHGDLGDSLRRLARERGLESRVHWSEGGASLPATLAGAHLYVTGTRNEGLSVAGLEAMAVGLPIVSPNVGGQRELIDDGVTGVLVSAHPESEVPRRLADAIERLANDPVLAARMGESAARRAREEFAPARMAREVTVCYRALLARPAH; translated from the coding sequence ATGCGCGTCGCTCACGTGGTCGGGACCGCAGGCTCGACCGGCGTCGAATCGCATCTGCTGGCGTTGTTGCCGTCGTTCGATCCCGCCGAGGTCGCCGTCACCCTGTTCGTGCCCGGCCCGGGATTGCTGGTGGATCGCCTTCGCGAGCGCGGCGTAGCCGTCGAATTCGGTGCGCCGACGCGGAAGCTCGCGCTGTTTGAAGCCAATCGTCTCGCCGGTCGCTGGCGCGGCGCCTTCGACGTCGTCCATTCGCACGGGCCGCGCGTCTCGTTCTGGTCGGCTTACGCAGCGCGGCGCGCGCGTGTCCACGCGTTCGTGATCACGCAGCACGAGAACCGCCGGCAATCGCTGCCGCCCGGTTGGAAGCGCACGCTGTGGCTGGCGCTCGAGGAGCGTGCCCTGCGGAGCGCGGACGCGATCCTGCCGGTTTCCGAATTCATCGCGGGCGAGCTTCGGCGCGTACCCGGCCTTGCCGAAAAGATCCGCGTGGTTCATGGCACGGCGCCGATGTTGCTCGACGCCGCCAGGCTGCCGCGCGCGCGGGCCCGAGCGACGCCGGGCGAACCGCTTCGACTGGTCACTGTCGGCCGGTTCAGCTTCGAGAAGGGTTACGACCGCCTGTTCGAGAGCCTCGCGCTGCTCGCCCGGCGGGGCGTGGACCTTCGGCTCGACGTGATCGGACACGGCGACCTCGGCGACAGCTTGCGCCGCCTCGCGCGCGAGCGCGGGCTCGAGTCGAGGGTCCACTGGAGTGAAGGCGGCGCGTCGCTGCCGGCGACGCTGGCGGGTGCTCATCTCTACGTGACCGGCACGCGCAACGAAGGATTGAGCGTCGCGGGGCTCGAAGCCATGGCGGTCGGGCTCCCGATCGTGAGCCCGAACGTCGGCGGCCAGAGGGAATTGATCGACGACGGTGTCACCGGAGTACTGGTGTCCGCGCACCCGGAATCGGAGGTGCCGCGCCGCCTGGCCGACGCCATCGAGAGGCTGGCCAATGACCCGGTCCTCGCGGCGCGGATGGGCGAGAGCGCCGCACGCCGCGCGCGCGAGGAGTTCGCGCCCGCCCGCATGGCGCGCGAGGTGACTGTGTGCTATCGGGCGCTGCTGGCCCGGCCGGCTCATTGA
- a CDS encoding GDP-mannose 4,6-dehydratase, which produces MRVLITGVSGFVGGYLARRLAEGGHELLGLGVQPAPAELPLATYRLADLTRLEQVEPALGELAPAAIVNLAGQASAARSFEDPGETFRVNTTGALVLLEAVRRAAPRARVLQVGSGESYGPQPPGTRVAESAPFRPVSPYALSKAAADTACAAYAEANDLDLVRTRSFAHTGPGQDSRFVLPSFARQIARLERGAGEAVLRVGNLEVTRDLSDVRDVVAAYVALLERGVRGAAYNVCRGEGVRLADVAARLTSLARVAVRIEVDPARVRPVDVPYLVGDPTAIARVTGWRAAIPIEQTLRDTLEEWRRREASSPPEAAG; this is translated from the coding sequence GTGCGCGTCCTGATCACCGGAGTCTCGGGGTTCGTCGGCGGGTATCTCGCGCGCAGGCTCGCCGAAGGCGGGCACGAACTCCTCGGACTTGGCGTGCAGCCTGCGCCCGCCGAGCTTCCACTCGCGACCTATCGGCTCGCCGATCTCACTCGTCTCGAACAGGTCGAGCCGGCGCTCGGCGAACTGGCGCCGGCCGCGATCGTCAATCTGGCCGGCCAGGCCAGCGCCGCCAGGTCGTTCGAGGATCCGGGCGAGACCTTCCGCGTCAACACCACCGGCGCGCTGGTGCTGCTCGAGGCGGTGCGTCGCGCCGCTCCGCGCGCGCGCGTGCTGCAGGTCGGCAGCGGCGAATCCTACGGGCCGCAGCCGCCCGGCACTCGCGTCGCGGAGAGCGCGCCGTTCCGCCCGGTGAGTCCCTATGCGCTCTCCAAGGCCGCGGCCGACACCGCCTGCGCCGCCTACGCGGAAGCCAACGATCTCGACCTGGTGCGCACGCGCTCGTTCGCGCACACCGGTCCCGGACAGGACTCCCGCTTCGTGCTGCCCAGCTTCGCGCGGCAGATCGCGCGGCTCGAGCGTGGCGCGGGGGAAGCGGTGCTGCGCGTGGGCAATCTCGAGGTGACTCGCGACCTGAGCGACGTTCGTGACGTGGTCGCGGCCTACGTCGCACTCCTCGAGCGCGGCGTGCGCGGGGCCGCTTACAACGTGTGTCGCGGGGAGGGCGTCCGGCTCGCCGACGTCGCCGCGCGACTCACCTCGCTGGCGCGAGTCGCGGTGCGCATCGAGGTGGATCCGGCGCGCGTTCGACCGGTGGATGTCCCGTATCTGGTCGGCGATCCGACCGCGATCGCGCGCGTCACCGGCTGGCGCGCGGCCATCCCGATCGAGCAGACGCTGCGCGACACCCTCGAGGAATGGCGCAGGCGAGAGGCCTCGAGCCCGCCGGAGGCAGCGGGTTAG
- a CDS encoding glycosyltransferase family 4 protein — translation MSGPIRVLHVITRMNVAGAQENTMLSCALMDRSRFASTLLTGPETGGQGSLLDECRARGVALAIEPDLVRAPHPLRDGRAIGKLQRVMREGRFDVVHTHTSKAGILGRWAARRARVPVIIHTAHGWAFTRRDAPIVREFWVALERRFARDCDAIVVVGREDQELALSLGVGRPDQYRLIRSGVELEAYRDPALARGAARESLGLASTSFVVGSVGRLTRQKAPLDLLAAFVELHREVPTAELVLVGEGPLRGEVEQAIAHANLQSRVHLLGLRRDIAAILRACDVFALASHWEGLPRVVPQAMAAGLAVVATRTGGIDDAVRDGETGWLVSPGDTRALAARLLELARWPEKRRAMGACASERVEEFSARRMVDELAALYTEIVARKGRASERQPVR, via the coding sequence GTGAGCGGTCCGATTCGAGTGCTCCACGTCATCACGCGCATGAACGTGGCCGGCGCGCAGGAGAACACCATGCTGTCGTGCGCGCTGATGGATCGCTCGCGCTTCGCGAGCACCCTGCTCACCGGCCCCGAGACCGGCGGGCAGGGCAGCCTGCTCGACGAATGCCGGGCGCGCGGCGTGGCGCTCGCGATCGAGCCCGACCTGGTGCGCGCGCCGCACCCGCTCCGCGACGGCCGCGCGATCGGCAAGCTCCAACGCGTCATGCGCGAAGGCCGATTCGACGTGGTGCACACCCACACCTCCAAGGCCGGCATCCTCGGCCGCTGGGCAGCGCGGCGCGCACGGGTGCCGGTGATCATCCATACCGCGCACGGCTGGGCGTTCACGCGGCGCGACGCCCCGATCGTGCGCGAATTCTGGGTGGCGCTCGAAAGGCGCTTCGCGCGCGACTGCGATGCGATCGTCGTGGTGGGCCGCGAAGATCAGGAGCTGGCTTTGAGCCTCGGCGTCGGCCGGCCCGATCAGTACCGGCTGATTCGCTCGGGAGTGGAACTGGAAGCCTATCGGGATCCCGCCCTCGCCCGGGGCGCGGCTCGAGAAAGCCTCGGCCTGGCGTCCACTTCGTTCGTGGTCGGCTCGGTCGGGCGGCTCACACGCCAGAAGGCGCCGCTCGACCTGCTCGCCGCGTTCGTCGAGCTGCACCGGGAGGTTCCAACCGCCGAGCTGGTGCTGGTGGGCGAGGGGCCATTGCGCGGCGAAGTGGAGCAGGCGATCGCGCACGCGAACCTCCAGTCCCGCGTTCACCTACTCGGGCTCCGGCGCGACATCGCCGCGATCCTGCGAGCGTGCGACGTGTTCGCGCTGGCCTCGCACTGGGAGGGACTGCCGCGCGTCGTGCCGCAGGCGATGGCCGCCGGACTGGCGGTGGTGGCAACGCGCACCGGCGGCATCGACGATGCCGTGCGCGATGGCGAGACCGGCTGGCTGGTGTCGCCGGGCGATACGCGCGCGCTGGCGGCGCGGCTGCTCGAGCTGGCGCGCTGGCCCGAGAAGCGACGCGCGATGGGCGCGTGCGCGAGCGAGCGCGTCGAGGAGTTCTCCGCGCGCCGCATGGTGGATGAGCTCGCCGCGCTCTACACCGAGATCGTCGCGCGCAAAGGTCGCGCGAGCGAGCGGCAGCCCGTCCGATGA